The Arachis duranensis cultivar V14167 chromosome 2, aradu.V14167.gnm2.J7QH, whole genome shotgun sequence genome has a window encoding:
- the LOC107474348 gene encoding probable L-type lectin-domain containing receptor kinase VII.2 gives YANATIDDHSHSSILTLTNHTSFSIGRAFYPSKIPTKSSFSSNPLPFSTSFIFSIALFKHLLSGHGFVFLFSPFEGANGVSSAQHLGLFNLTNNGNPKNYVFGIEFDVFKNQEFNDINDNHVGLDVNSLTSLTSQDDIWVSGKHDEKFKELKLNNGENYQVWIEYSDSRVNVAMAIAGKRRPNRPLISELVNLSDVFLDEMFVGFCGATEQLIESHKILAWSFSNSNFSIGDGLVTTNLPSFGFVLGISFGIFIFVIGSAAMVFVVLLKRKRSKRMEEEGDIEDWELEYWPHRISYEDIYAATKAFSEQNIIEFGGMLKDVAMGVLYLHESWKVKVLHRDIKASNVLLEKDMNARLGDFRLARMHHHEQIPNTSRVIRTVGYMAPELLRTGRASSSGHGFHLAFS, from the coding sequence TATGCAAACGCCACTATTGATGATCACTCTCACTCTTCAATTCTCACCCTTACCAACCATACCTCTTTTTCTATTGGCCGTGCTTTCTACCCTTCCAAGATCCCAACAAaatcttccttttcttccaacCCTTTACCGTTCTCAACCTCCTTCATCTTCTCCATTGCACTATTCAAACACCTTCTCTCTGGCCATGGTTTTGTGTTCTTGTTCTCACCTTTTGAAGGAGCAAACGGGGTTAGCTCAGCTCAGCACCTTGGCCTCTTCAACTTGACCAACAATGGTAAccccaaaaactatgtttttgGGATTGAGTTTGATGTGTTCAAGAACCAAGAATTCAATGACATCAATGATAACCATGTGGGTTTGGATGTGAATTCTCTTACTTCTTTGACCTCACAGGATGATATTTGGGTCAGTGGAAAACATGATGAAAAGTTTAAGGAATTGAAGCTTAACAATGGTGAGAACTATCAAGTGTGGATTGAGTATTCAGATTCTAGAGTTAATGTAGCAATGGCTATTGCAGGGAAAAGAAGGCCTAATAGGCCTTTGATTAGTGAACTTGTGAATCTTTCTGATGTCTTTTTGGATGAAATGTTTGTGGGATTTTGTGGGGCAACAGAGCAACTTATTGAGAGTCACAAGATTTTGGCATGGAGCTTTAGCAACTCAAATTTTTCGATCGGCGATGGTTTGGTGACTACGAATTTGCCTTCATTTGGTTTTGTTTTAGGGATCAGTTTTGGAATTTTTATCTTTGTTATTGGTAGTGCAGCCATGGTGTTTGTTGTTTtgctcaaaagaaaaagaagcaaaagaatGGAGGAAGAGGGAGATATTGAAGACTGGGAATTAGAGTATTGGCCACACCGTATTAGTTATGAAGACATTTATGCTGCAACTAAAGCATTTTCAGAACAGAATATAATTGAGTTTGGAGGTATGCTGAAGGATGTGGCTATGGGGGtattgtatttgcatgagagtTGGAAAGTTAAGGTGTTGCATAGGGACATAAAAGCAAGCAATGTATTACTTGAGAAGGATATGAATGCAAGGTTGGGGGATTTTAGACTCGCCCGGATGCATCATCATGAGCAGATACCTAACACCTCTCGAGTGATCAGAACGGTTGGCTACATGGCACCGGAACTACTAAGAACCGGGAGAGCCTCGAGCAGCGGCCATGGCTTCCACCTTGCATTTTCATAA
- the LOC110278183 gene encoding putative pentatricopeptide repeat-containing protein At4g17915, with amino-acid sequence MLRAGIHPDAWSYNILINCLFKLGKPDEANRIFMEMVLSELHPCSATYNIMINGLCKNGYVNNAIMLFRNLQRHRFIPEVLTYNTLINGLSKARRTGTARRILREFKEAGYEPNCITYTTVMKCCFQSRQFDEALEILHEMRSKGYTFDGYAYCTVIAALIKIGRIEEADEIVRLMQHSGRLDDAMKLLGEIEKEGLECDQYTHTIIINRLCKAGHIDHAMKWFESMEVKDSFTYTIIVRNLCRARRFLCASKIMVLCLNSGFRILRATQRAVIDGLCSIGYTNEVRKLKLKLRVI; translated from the exons ATGCTTCGAGCAGGTATACACCCTGATGCTTGGAGCTATAACattttgattaattgtttgttcAAGCTTGGGAAACCAGATGAGGCAAATCGTATTTTTATGGAGATGGTGCTTAGTGAGCTGCATCCTTGTTCGGCTACATATAACATCATGATTAATGGGCTGTGTAAGAATGGATATGTTAACAATGCTATTATGTTGTTCAGGAACTTGCAACGGCACAGATTCATTCCTGAGGTGTTGACATACAACACACTTATTAATGGACTAAGCAAGGCTCGACGAACGGGGACAGCTAGGAGGATTCTTAGGGAGTTTAAGGAAGCAGGTTATGAACCTAACTGTATTACCTACACAACGGTTATGAAGTGTTGCTTCCAAAGTAGGCAGTTTGACGAAGCATTAGAGATCTTGCATGAGATGAGGAGTAAAGGGTACACTTTCGATGGCTATGCATACTGCACAGTGATTGCTGCGCTGATAAAGATCGGGCGGATTGAAGAAGCAGATGAAATCGTCAGGCTGATGCAGCATAGTG GAAGATTAGATGATGCCATGAAGTTACTTGGCGAGATAGAGAAAGAAGGTCTGGAATGCGATCAATATACACACACGATTATAATTAATAGATTGTGCAAGGCAG GTCATATTGATCATGCAATGAAATGGTTCGAATCAATGGAAGTTAAAGACTCTTTCACGTATACCATCATAGTGCGCAATCTTTGTAGGGCTAGAAGGTTCCTTTGTGCCTCCAAGATCATGGTTTTGTGTCTAAATTCTGGGTTTCGGATCTTAAGGGCTACTCAGAGAGCTGTTATTGATGGTCTTTGTAGTATAGGATATACAAATGAAGTCAGGAAACTCAAGCTTAAACTACGAGTGATTTGA